TGATAACGTAAAGCACCCTGTAGTTAGTTATATAACCCCGTTCACACGATCAAACAATTTGTCCATACCATTTCTAGGttctaaaatatttgaagtttgaCGTACATCAAATATTTGACAAATTATTTGATCGTGTGAACGGGGCTTATGTAttcttattaataattgataatattatagagtagATTAGGGGGATAAATGGCTATCGTCGGTCCCATAACAACACGTAAAAATTAGGATGCATTTACCTCAGTCTTCCATGCTTGCTGATGACGTACCCTGTGTTGGGAGAACTTGGGTCCTTTGGTCGCATCACGTCATAATAGTCATGGTTTATCGGATAAACAAGACTTCTATCGGTTGTAACACAGCCAAAAATGCCAATAATGCCATCACATCTTCTCATGTAAGGAGGATCCCGCTTCACGTAGGACGACGTATCGGAAACCCGAGCTGAAATTATGATGGTatggattataaataaataacaaaaacaaattagacattgttaaataaatacacGATCCTACAACCAAGATAtataaagcaaaataaataaaaatataaaatgaacaaaaagtccaaatccaaaaaaatttttaatttgcaattatgtgtttcattaatgatataaaaaaatacccataatagtattaataaattattatcaataaagtGCTtactaataatgaaataaaaataataataattaaggaagatagatttaattattaactcACTGTTGGGTTGGTCCGTATCGTTACTCAAGACGTAGAGTGCATCCCCGCTTATTACAATGATTGCGGTGATCAAAATTATGATATTGGTTATAGACGCCATGATGTTGTAGGTACACATGCTAATGGTCAAGAGTCGTTCACTTTTCCTTTTAAGGCaccacggcggcggcggcggcggaaatGGACAGTTTTTTCATAGCTGAGAAGGGGTCTCTAGGTGCGCACCTACCGGCCAACCAATAAACCGCACACGAGCACATGATACTATCTTTTAATGCGATAACAATATTCTTGACTTATGACTGTTCAAGTCATAAACCTGGCAAAACCCTTCTCTTAGGTGATCATATACTAGTATACTAcctatgacttttttttatctatagcATTTAAGATTACGACaaaaacaatgaaattttaaatatgaaactgtgattatttaattaatacatacaatcagggcttgcatttgaaaaaaaattccgttttatgttatttacaattaaaacgttacacaatttttgcctTTATctttattcagaattaaaatgttatccaAGATtttcgtttattgttatttaaaatagtgttaatacctattaaaattaaaaataataactaatgcaggTAGTATTATTcctggatatataatataatcaattcttagattttttgcatgaaataaatagactttttaaataaatagattttaaaatatttcgttctgcgttattttttggtcaatgatattctataaattacgttttgcgttatttttcgtttaatgatattctataaattacgttttgcgttatgttttgtttaatgatatataaaatattttgttaatcgttatgttttgttttgtggtatttaattatttttgattatcacttataggtaaatattccaattacaaaataatataacaaagaaTTAACTAACAAAA
This genomic window from Metopolophium dirhodum isolate CAU chromosome 1, ASM1992520v1, whole genome shotgun sequence contains:
- the LOC132935600 gene encoding uncharacterized protein LOC132935600 is translated as MCTYNIMASITNIIILITAIIVISGDALYVLSNDTDQPNTRVSDTSSYVKRDPPYMRRCDGIIGIFGCVTTDRSLVYPINHDYYDVMRPKDPSSPNTGYVISKHGRLRERRQAVVKTKGSDDGPIVVMSLLARPNSPLRSMIRNRNPRSSSIPETSSNKNTNVVVRQTPVSSRPPKVEPIGKNLILTFLTTLYSPYALIY